In Lagopus muta isolate bLagMut1 chromosome 6, bLagMut1 primary, whole genome shotgun sequence, one DNA window encodes the following:
- the FIBIN gene encoding fin bud initiation factor homolog, with product MPALRLLWFGCLCSLCLGYFEGPLYPEMSNGTLHHYFVPDGDYEENDDPERCQLLFRVSEQRRCGAAAAGEGLSLREELTVLGRQVEDAGRVLEGIGKSISYDLDGEESYSTYLRRESAQISDAYSSSDRSLSELEGKFRQGQEQGGREEARLGDSFLGLLLHARALLRETRAISSGLRDKHDLLALTVRSHGARLSRLKNDYLRA from the coding sequence ATGCCGGCGCTGCGCCTGCTGTGGTTCGGctgcctgtgcagcctgtgcctcgGGTACTTCGAGGGTCCGCTGTACCCCGAGATGTCCAACGGCACCCTACATCACTACTTCGTCCCCGACGGGGACTACGAGGAGAACGACGACCCCGAGCGCTGCCAGCTGCTCTTCAGGGTGAGCGAGCAGCGGCGGTGCGGCGCGGCGGCAGCGGGCGAAGGGCTGAGCCTGCGGGAGGAGCTGACGGTACTGGGCCGGCAGGTGGAGGACGCGGGTCGGGTGCTGGAGGGCATCGGCAAGAGCATCTCCTACGACCTGGACGGGGAGGAGAGCTACAGCACCTACCTGCGCCGCGAGTCCGCCCAGATCAGCGACGCCTACTCCAGTTCGGACCGCTCGCTGAGCGAGCTGGAGGGCAAATTCCGGCAGGGCCAGGAGCAGGGCGGCCGCGAGGAAGCCCGCTTGGGCGACAGcttcctggggctgctgctgcacgcCCGCGCCCTGCTCCGCGAGACCCGTGCCATCTCCAGCGGGCTGCGGGACAAGCACGACCTGCTGGCCCTCACCGTGCGCAGCCACGGCGCCCGCCTCAGCCGCCTGAA